One segment of Rosa chinensis cultivar Old Blush chromosome 6, RchiOBHm-V2, whole genome shotgun sequence DNA contains the following:
- the LOC112174232 gene encoding uncharacterized protein LOC112174232, with protein sequence MKHQQSSSSSPSQSSEAVPSSSSSSSTVTTDQSHPATSNSASAAEKPLAIPAAAAEDLAVGSRDGGGAQETVTVDRRGEYSAVCRWTVQNFPRIKARALWSKYFEVGGYDCRLLIYPKGDSQALPGYISIYLQIMDPRGTSSSKWDCFASYRLAIVNVADDSKTIHRDSWHRFSSKKKSHGWCDFTPSSTVFDSKLGYLFNSDSVLITADILILNESINFTRDNNNELQSSAGSMMSSSVVASPVSDVLSGKFTWKVHNFSLFKDMIKTQKIMSPVFPAGECNLRISVYQSTVNAVEYLSMCLESKDTDKTVVLSDRSCWCLFRMSVLNQKPGSNHMHRDSYGRFAADNKSGDNTSLGWNDYMKMSDFVGPESGFLADDTAVFSTSFHVIKEFSSFSKNGGLAAGRSGSGARKLDGHMGKFTWKIENFTKLKDLLKKRKITGLCIKSRRFQIGNRDCRLIVYPRGQSQPPCHLSVFLEVTDSRNTASDWSCFVSHRLSVVNLKMEEKSVTKESQNRYSKAAKDWGWREFVTLTSLFDQDSGFLLQDTVVFSAEVLILKETSIMQDLIDQDTESATQIDKNVKRSSFTWKVENFLSFKEIMETRKIFSKFFQAGGCELRIGVYESFDTICIYLESDQSVGSDLDKNFWVRYRMAVVNQKNPAKTVWKESSICTKTWNNSVLQFMKVSDMLEADAGFLVRDTVVFVCEILDCCPWFEFSDLEVFASEDDQDALTTDPDELVDSEDSEGIGGDEEDIFRNLLSRAGFHLTYGDNPSQPQVTLREKLLMDAGAIAGFLTGLRVYLDDPAKVKRLLLPTKLSGSGDGVKVLKNDESSPSLMNLLMGVKVLQQAIIDLLLDIMVECCQPTEGSCNGDLSDGNSKTPDGSGAASLLQSDRENGATESVHCPVYERLDASVDESTSGSAVQSSDMHGVGIPGKTLPGQPIYPPETSAGASENVSLRSKTKWPEQSEELLGLIVNSLRALDGAVPQGCPEPRRRPQSAQKIALVLDKAPKHLQPDLVSLVPKLVEHSEHPLAAFALIERLQKPDAELALRTPVFGALSQLDCGSEVWERVLSQSLEFLSDSNDEPLAATIDFIFKAASQCQHLPEAVRSVRVRLKNLGVDVSPCVLELLSRTINSWGDVAETILRDIDCDDDFGDSCSTMRSGLFLFGEHGPCSERFHLVDEQAFRPCRHFSDIYILIEMLSIPCLAVEASQTFERAVARGAIVAHSVAMVLERRLAQRLNLDARFVAESFQQTDLVVEGEASEQLRVQQDDFTSVLGLAETLALTRDPCVKGFVKMLYTLLFKWYADESYRGRILKRLVDRATSTTDGSREIDLDFDILVTLASEEQEIVRPVLSMMREVAELANVDRAALWHQLCASEDEIIRMREERKAETANMAREKAVILQKLSESEATNNRLKSEMKAENDRFAREKKELSERIQEVESQLEWHRSERDDEIRKLTTDRKVFQDRLHDAETQLSQLKSRKRDELKKVVKEKNALAERLKGAEAARKRFDEELKRYATEKVTREEIRHSLEDEVRRLTQTVGQTEGEKREKEEQVARCEAYIDGMESKLQACQQYIHTLEASLQEEMSRHAPLYGAGLEALSMKELETLSRIHEEGLRQIHTLQQRKGSPAGSPLVSPHTLPHNHGLYPAAPPQMAVGVPPSLIPNGVGIHSNGHVNGAVGPWFNHS encoded by the exons ATGAAGCACCAGCAGAGCAGCTCATCGTCACCGTCGCAGTCGTCTGAGGCGGTCCCGtcttcgtcgtcgtcgtcgtccacTGTGACGACGGACCAATCACATCCCGCCACCTCGAACTCGGCATCCGCCGCGGAGAAGCCGCTGGCAATaccggcggcggcggcggaggacCTTGCGGTGGGGTCGAGGGACGGCGGCGGGGCGCAGGAGACGGTGACGGTCGATCGGAGAGGGGAGTACTCGGCCGTGTGCAGATGGACGGTCCAGAATTTTCCGAGAATCAAAGCTAGGGCACTGTGGAGCAAGTACTTCGAGGTGGGAGGGTACGATTGCCGGTTGTTAATATACCCTAAGGGTGACTCACAGGCTCTGCCCGGGTACATCTCCATCTACCTCCAAATCATGGACCCGCGGGGCACCTCCTCCTCCAAATGGGACTGCTTCGCCAGCTACCGCCTCGCCATCGTCAACGTCGCCGACGATTCCAAGACCATTCACAGGGACAGCTGGCACCGCTTCTCCAGCAAGAAGAAATCACACGGTTGGTGCGATTTCACCCCCTCCTCTACTGTTTTTGATTCCAAGTTAGGTTATCTTTTCAATTCCGACTCCGTTTTGATCACCGCGGATATTTTGATATTGAATGAGTCCATTAATTTCACGCGAGATAATAATAACGAGCTGCAGTCATCTGCCGGCTCCATGATGTCATCTTCCGTCGTGGCCAGCCCGGTCTCCGATGTGTTGAGTGGCAAGTTCACTTGGAAGGTGCATAACTTTAGCTTGTTTAAGGATATGATTAAGACGCAGAAGATAATGAGCCCGGTGTTCCCCGCCGGCGAGTGTAATTTGAGGATTAGTGTTTATCAGAGCACTGTCAATGCTGTAGAGTATTTGTCAATGTGTTTGGAGAGCAAGGATACTGACAAGACGGTTGTGTTGTCCGATAGAAGTtgttggtgtttgtttcgaATGTCTGTGTTGAACCAGAAGCCGGGGTCTAATCACATGCACAGGGACTCGTATGGGAGGTTTGCTGCCGATAATAAGAGCGGGGATAATACCAGCTTGGGGTGGAATGATTATATGAAGATGTCAGATTTCGTTGGGCCAGAGTCGGGGTTTTTGGCAGATGATACCGCGGTGTTTAGTACCTCATTTCATGTGATAAAGGAGTTTAGTAGCTTTTCAAAGAATGGGGGATTGGCTGCAGGGAGGAGTGGTAGTGGGGCGAGGAAGTTGGATGGACATATGGGGAAATTTACTTGGAAGATTGAAAATTTCACAAAGTTGAAGGATCTattaaagaagaggaagataacGGGTCTGTGCATCAAGAGCAGGAGGTTTCAGATTGGGAATCGGGACTGTCGGCTCATTGTTTATCCCCGAG GGCAGTCTCAGCCACCATGTCACCTTTCAGTCTTTCTTGAAGTTACAGATTCACGGAACACTGCCAGTGATTGGAGTTGTTTTGTGAGTCATCGCTTGTCTGTTGTGAACCTGAAGATGGAAGAGAAGTCTGTCACAAAGGAGTCTCAGAACCGCTACTCCAAAGCTGCAAAGGACTGGGGTTGGCGTGAATTTGTGACGCTTACTAGTCTCTTTGATCAAGATTCAGGGTTCCTTCTTCAGGACACTGTTGTATTCTCTGCAGAGGTCCTTATATTGAAAGAGACGTCAATTATGCAGGATTTGATTGATCAGGATACCGAGTCTGCTACCCAGATTGACAAGAATGTAAAACGAAGCTCTTTTACATGGAAGGTGGAGAACTTCCTGTCTTTTAAGGAAATAATGGAGACCCGAAAAATCTTTAGCAAattctttcaagctggtggatGTGAGCTTCGGATTG GGGTATATGAGTCCTTTGACACCATTTGTATTTATTTGGAGAGTGATCAGTCAGTTGGCAGTGATCTGGACAAAAATTTCTGGGTGCGATATAGGATGGCTGTTGTGAATCAAAAGAACCCTGCCAAAACTGTGTGGAAGGAGTCTTCCATATGTACAAAGACTTGGAACAATTCTGTTTTGCAATTCATGAAGGTTTCAGATATGTTGGAGGCAGATGCAGGGTTTCTTGTCCGTGATACCGTTGTTTTTGTATGTGAAATATTGGACTGCTGTCCTTGGTTTGAGTTTTCAGACCTAGAG GTTTTTGCTTCCGAGGATGATCAGGATGCGTTGACAACAGATCCTGATGAACTTGTTGATTCTGAAGATAGTGAAGGAATAGGTGGTGACGAAGAAGATATCTTTAGAAACCTGCTTTCCAGAGCTGGATTTCACCTCACGTATGGAGATAATCCGTCACAGCCACAGGTCACTTTACGAGAAAAGCTTCTGATGGATGCGGGTGCCATTGCTGGTTTCCTGACTGGACTCCGTGTTTATCTTGATGACCCTGCTAAAGTAAAGCGCCTGCTTCTTCCAACCAAGCTTTCTGGTAGTGGTGATGGAGTGAAGGTCTTAAAGAATGATGAATCTTCTCCTAGTTTGATGAATTTACTAATGGGAGTCAAAGTGTTGCAGCAGGCTATTATTGATTTACTTTTGGACATTATGGTTGAGTGTTGCCAACCTACAGAAGGGAGTTGTAATGGTGATTTATCTGATGGAAACTCAAAAACTCCAGATGGAAGTGGAGCTGCTAGTCTGCTGCAATCTGATAGAGAAAATGGAGCAACAGAATCTGTGCATTGTCCCGTGTATGAGCGATTGGATGCCAGTGTTGATGAAAGTACCAGTGGTTCGGCTGTTCAAAGTTCTGACATGCACGGGGTTGGTATCCCAGGAAAAACTCTTCCTGGGCAGCCAATTTACCCCCCAGAAACATCTGCAGGGGCATCAGAAAATGTGTCCCTTCGGTCAAAG ACTAAGTGGCCAGAGCAATCTGAGGAGCTCTTAGGATTGATTGTAAACTCACTGAGAGCTTTGGATGGAGCTGTTCCACAAGGCTGTCCTGAACCAAGACGTAGGCCTCAGTCTGCACAAAAGATCGCTCTTGTACTGGATAAAGCTCCTAAGCATTTGCAGCCTGATCTGGTGTCTTTGGTGCCCAAGTTGGTTGAACATTCAGAGCATCCACTTGCTGCCTTTGCACTTATTGAACGATTGCAAAAGCCAGATGCAGAACTTGCATTGCGGACACCT GTTTTTGGTGCTCTGAGTCAACTGGACTGTGGCAGTGAAGTGTGGGAACGGGTTTTATCTCAATCTTTAGAGTTTTTGTCAGATTCAAACGATGAACCTCTTGCTGCAACCATAGATTTCATATTTAAAGCTGCATCCCAGTGCCAACACCTACCTGAAGCA GTCAGATCTGTTCGTGTTAGGCTAAAGAATTTGGGTGTTGATGTTTCTCCTTGTGTCCTTGAATTATTGAGCAGAACTATAAATAGCTGGGGAGATGTTGCTGAAACCATACTTAGAGATATTGATtgtgatgatgattttggtgaTAGTTGCTCGACTATGCGTTCTGGGCTTTTCTTGTTCGGAGAACATGGGCCTTGTTCGGAACGGTTTCATTTGGTGGATGAGCAGGCTTTCCGGCCTTGTCGCCATTTTTCTGATATTTACATCTTGATTGAGATGTTATCCATACCTTGTCTGGCTGTAGAAGCCTCTCAAACGTTTGAGAGAGCTGTAGCTCGTGGTGCTATTGTGGCTCATTCTGTGGCCATGGTTTTGGAAAGGCGCCTTGCTCAAAGATTGAACCTTGATGCTAGATTTGTTGCGGAAAGCTTTCAGCAGACAGATTTGGTAGTAGAGGGAGAAGCCAGTGAACAGCTGAGAGTCCAACAAGACGATTTTACTTCAGTTCTTGGTCTTGCTGAAACATTGGCCCTCACTAGAGATCCTTGTGTTAAGGGATTTGTGAAGATGCTCTACACATTATTGTTCAAATGGTATGCTGATGAGTCTTATCGAGGGAGAATTCTAAAGAGACTTGTTGATCGTGCCACTAGTACTACAGATGGTAGTCGTGAAATTGATCTAGATTTTGATATATTGGTGACACTAGCTTCTGAGGAGCAGGAAATTGTTAGACCAGTTTTGAGTATGATGCGGGAGGTTGCTGAACTTGCAAATGTCGATCGGGCTGCTCTTTGGCACCAGTTATGTGCTAGTGAAGATGAAATCATTCGCATGCGGGAAGAGAGGAAAGCAGAAACTGCTAACATGGCTAGAGAAAAAGCTGTTATATTGCAAAAACTGAGTGAATCCGAGGCCACTAACAACCGTCTTAAG TCTGAAATGAAGGCTGAGAATGACCGCTTTGCTCGAGAAAAGAAGGAGCTCTCGGAACGAATACAAGAAGTTGAGAGTCAGCTTGAGTGGCACCGCTCAGAGCGagatgatgaaattagaaagctCACTACAGATAGGAAAGTGTTTCAGGATCGTCTTCATGATGCAGAGACACAACTCTCTCAATTGAAGTCCCGAAAACGTGATGAATTGAAG AAAGTTGTGAAGGAGAAAAATGCTCTAGCTGAAAGGTTGAAGGGTGCTGAAGCTGCACGTAAAAGATTTGATGAAGAACTTAAACGGTATGCCACAGAGAAGGTGACTCGAGAGGAAATTCGACATTCTCTGGAGGATGAAGTACGGAGACTGACACAAACAGTAGGACAAACAGAAGGAGAGAAACGAGAGAAGGAAGAGCAGGTTGCTCGGTGTGAAGCCTATATTGATGGGATGGAATCAAAACTGCAGGCCTGCCAG CAATATATTCATACCCTTGAGGCTTCACTTCAGGAAGAAATGTCCCGGCATGCTCCTCTGTATGGTGCTGGTTTGGAGGCATTATCAATGAAGGAGTTGGAGACACTGTCCCGTATACATGAAGAAGGGCTCAGGCAGATCCATACCCTTCAGCAGCGTAAGGGTAGTCCAGCTGGCAGTCCCCTTGTAAGCCCGCACACGCTCCCACACAATCATGGGCTATATCCTGCCGCACCCCCCCAAATGGCCGTTGGAGTGCCTCCTTCACTCATTCCAAACGGTGTCGGGATTCACAGCAATGGGCATGTGAATGGTGCTGTTGGACCCTGGTTCAACCATTCTTAG
- the LOC112171953 gene encoding vesicle-associated membrane protein 713: MAILYTLVARGSVVLAEFSATATNASAISRQILEKITGDSDSHVSYSQDRYIFHVKRTDGLTVLCMADETAGRRMPFSFLEDIHQRFVRSYGRAVLSAQAYGMNDEFSRVLSQQMEYYSNDPNADRINRLKGEMSQVRNVMIENIDKVLDRGDRLELLVDKTANMQGNTFRFRKQARRFRSTVWWRNVKLTIALIFLVLLVIYIVMAFVCHGLLLPTCLG, from the exons ATGGCGATACTCTACACTCTCGTGGCGCGGGGATCGGTGGTGCTCGCCGAGTTCAGCGCCACGGCGACCAACGCCTCCGCCATCTCGCGCCAAATTCTCGAGAAGATCACCGGCGACAGCGACTCCCACGTCTCTTACTCCCAAGATCGCTACATCTTCCACGTCAAGCGCACCGACGGCCTCACCGTCCTCTGTATGGCCGACGAGACCGCCGGCA GGAGAATGCCTTTTTCGTTTCTTGAAGACATCCACCAGCGATTCGTGAGGAGCTACGGCCGCGCCGTGCTCTCGGCTCAGGCCTACGGCATGAACGACgagttttctagggttttgagcCAGCAAATGGAGTACTACTCCAACGATCCTAATGCGGATAGGATTAATCGACTCAAAGGCGAAATGAGCCAG GTGCGGAATGTGATGATTGAGAACATTGACAAAGTTTTGGACAGAGGTGATCGGTTGGAATTGCTGGTCGATAAAACTGCTAATATGCAAGGCAATACCTTTCGATTCCGAAAACAAGCTCGCCGTTTCAGAAGTACTGTTTGGTGGAGAAATGTTAAGCTCAC GATTGCATTGATATTCCTTGTGCTATTGGTAATTTATATCGTGATGGCCTTTGTTTGCCATGGCCTTTTACTACCCACCTGCTTGGGTTGA
- the LOC112171952 gene encoding protein FAR1-RELATED SEQUENCE 6, with amino-acid sequence MEMEEVCLNSEPVFDEGDEYDLEGGHAVGIGETKSKQVPPQPTVGLEFDSFDEAYDFYNVYGKEQGFGIRVSNSWFRSKRKERYRAKLSCSSAGFKKKSEANNPRPETRTGCPAMIVIKLVDSQRWRIVELELQHNHQVSPQIKRFYKSHKKMIIAAKNAQPQPNPVTEVHTIKLYRTPVMDVGCNGCSTLSETEGLNPIDHSKHLQLREGDAHAVYNYFCRMKLTNPNFYYLMDLDDDGRLRNVFWADARSRAAYDYFCDTVAIDTTCLANKYELPLISFVGVNHHGQPVLLGCGFLGVESVDCYVWMLRAWLKCMLGRPPQVFITDQCKPLQIAVSEVIPEARHCYCLSYIMQRVPEKLGGLKGYEAIKRHLQKSIYDYLKIAEFETSWAEMIKRHELGNNKWLQTLYEDRQNWVPVYLKDTFFAGMIPIRENESLPAFFDGYVHKHTSFKEFVDKYDLALHRKRMKEVVADLESRMSSFELKTRCNFEVQLCKVYTKDIFKRFQLEVEGMYSCFNTRQVNVSGPIITYIVKERVEVEGNEKEVRCYEVLYETTQVDIRCICSLFNYKGYLCRHALNVLNYNGVEVIPSRYILPRWCKDFKRRYLLHQGSSNIDVYDPAYWRNHLYNLALPVAEEGAQSEEHYKTTLQALEELLNKFHLVDNTLNVT; translated from the exons ATGGAG ATGGAAGAAGTTTGTCTCAATAGTGAGCCAGTGTTTGATGAAGGCGATGAGTATGACTTGGAGGGAGGGCATGCTGTTGGAATTGGGGAAACAAAAAGTAAACAGGTCCCCCCACAACCTACTGTCGGTTTGGAGTTTGACTCTTTTGATGAAGCCTATGATTTCTACAATGTCTATGGTAAAGAACAGGGATTTGGCATCAGGGTGAGCAATTCATGGTTCAGGTCAAAGAGAAAAGAGCGGTATAGAGCAAAATTAAGTTGCAGCAGTGCAGGTTTCAAGAAAAAGAGTGAAGCCAACAATCCGAGACCTGAGACAAGGACTGGTTGTCCTGCAATGATAGTTATCAAGCTGGTGGACTCCCAAAGGTGGAGAATAGTTGAATTAGAGCTTCAACACAACCATCAGGTGAGTCCACAGATCAAAAGGTTTTACAAGTCGCATAAGAAAATGATCATTGCTGCCAAAAATGCACAACCACAGCCAAATCCTGTTACAGAAGTTCATACTATCAAGCTGTATCGAACACCTGTTATGGATGTTGGGTGCAATGGATGCTCAACTTTAAGTGAAACTGAAGGTTTAAATCCTATTGATCACTCTAAGCACTTGCAACTTAGAGAAGGAGATGCTCATGCAGTTTACAACTACTTTTGTCGAATGAAATTGACAAATcctaatttttattatttgatGGATCTAGATGATGATGGACGTCTGAGGAATGTGTTTTGGGCTGATGCCAGGTCCAGGGCTGCGTACGACTACTTCTGTGACACTGTAGCCATAGACACAACATGCTTGGCAAACAAATATGAACTGCCCCTGATTTCATTTGTTGGTGTAAACCATCATGGACAACCCGTGCTGTTGGGCTGTGGGTTCCTCGGGGTTGAGTCAGTGGATTGTTATGTTTGGATGCTCCGTGCATGGCTGAAATGCATGCTAGGGCGCCCTCCGCAGGTTTTCATTACTGACCAATGCAAACCATTGCAAATTGCAGTGTCTGAGGTGATCCCAGAGGCTCGCCATTGCTATTGTTTGTCATATATCATGCAGAGAGTTCCAGAGAAGTTGGGAGGACTGAAGGGATATGAAGCAATCAAAAGACACTTGCAGAAATCAATCTATGATTACTTGAAAATAGCTGAGTTTGAAACTTCCTGGGCTGAAATGATCAAGCGGCATGAACTGGGGAATAATAAATGGCTTCAGACATTGTATGAGGATCGGCAGAACTGGGTTCCAGTTTATTTAAAAGACACATTTTTTGCGGGAATGATCCCTATCCGCGAAAATGAGAGCTTGCCTGCATTTTTTGATGGTTATGTACATAAACATACGTCTTTCAAGGAGTTCGTTGATAAGTATGACCTAGCTCTACATAGGAAGCGCATGAAAGAGGTGGTGGCGGATCTGGAGTCAAGAATGTCGAGCTTTGAATTGAAAACACGATGCAACTTTGAAGTGCAACTATGTAAAGTGTACACCAAGGATATTTTCAAGAGGTTCCAGTTGGAGGTTGAGGGAATGTACTCCTGCTTCAATACAAGGCAGGTCAATGTCAGTGGGCCTATAATAACCTACATAGTTAAAGAACGAGTTGAAGTTGAAGGAAATGAGAAGGAAGTCAGATGCTATGAGGTTTTGTATGAGACAACACAAGTGGATATTCGATGTATCTGCAGTTTGTTCAACTACAAAGGGTATCTGTGCAGGCATGCCTTAAACGTTCTAAATTACAATGGTGTGGAAGTAATCCCGTCCCGATACATTTTGCCACGGTGGTGTAAAGATTTCAAGCGCAGGTATCTTCTGCATCAAGGATCCAGtaatattgatgtgtatgaccCAGCATACTGGCGTAATCATCTTTATAATCTCGCCCTTCCAGTTGCGGAAGAAGGGGCACAATCTGAGGAACATTATAAGACGACGTTGCAAGCATTGGAGGAGTTGTTGAACAAGTTTCATCTTGTAGACAATACCCTCAATGTAACATAG